ATGTCTCCGGAGGAAGCCGCTACGATTTTTGACCGGTTTACGCGCATTGATCAGTTGCAGGAAGGCCAAGGGCTTGGACTGGCCATTGCGAGCAGTATTGCGCGTTTTCATCACATCCAGATTATGGTTGAATCTTCACCGGGCAAGGGTGCAACCTTCACGCTGCAATTCCCGAAAGCCTAAAAAAAGGTTAATTTTCCCGGCTTAGGCAAATCTTCATTTTATCTTCATTTAGCGGTTGTAGTTTTGACTCGTTGAATAATTAAAATGATAACATTATGAAAAATTTATTGATGGCAGCATTGGTTGTTTTGGGTACAGGCTCGATGGCTTTTGCACAAACCGGCCAGCCAAAGGCAGCTCCTGCCAAAGAAGTAAAATCTGAAAAACATGCTAAAGCTGTGGCAAAAGATGCTAAAGCGGAAGTGAAAACCGAAGTGAAGGCAGAGACTAAAAAAACAACTGCAACGGTAAAAACGACAACTCCTGCAAAAAAGGAAGTGAAGGCAGTAAAAACAACTGCAACAAAATAAACCCCATAATGAATGCTACATTATAAAAGGTTTTTTGATTAAGGTGATAGTGTTTTATGTTGGAAAAACCGGTAGAATCATTCTGCCGGTTTTTTTTGCGTTAAAAATTATGTAATAAAAAAATTTCAGAAAGGCATTCTTTGTTAATTTGTAAAAACTTTTAAAAATGATTCGTTGGATTATTGCTATAGTGATCTTCCTTGCTATAGAAATTTACGCTTTCCAGGCTTTCCGCACCATTACCAAAATCCGTTGGGTATTGTGTGGCTATGCTATCGTAAGCCTGCTGGTTCTGATTTTCATCCTGTACTCCTTTTCACAATTCGACCGTTCGGTAGGGCAGAATAAGCAGACACTTTTTACGATCGGGCTTTTCCTTGTCGTTTACATTCCTAAGATTTTACTGACGTTTGTGATGTTTGGCGAAGACCTGTTCCGACTGGCAGCCGGAGGGATCAATTATTTTGTGAACAACGATCCGGATGTGGCATACATTCCTTCGCGGCGCAGGTTCATCAGCCAGGTGGGGCTGGCATTGGCGGCCATTCCTTTTGCGTCATTGATTTACGGCATTTTTGAAGGGAAATATAATTTTAAGGTGCTGAAACAGAATGTGTATTTTCCGGATTTGCCAGATGCTTTCGACGGCTTCAGGATTATACAGATTTCCGACGTGCACAGCGGCAGTTTCGACAATAAGGAAAAAATCGAATATGCAATCGACCTGATCAACCAGCAGGAAGCCGATATGATGCTATTTACAGGGGATATCGTCAATACTTTTGCCAAAGAAATGCATCCGTGGATTGATACCTTCAATAAAATCAAAGGTTTCCAATACGGAAAATATTCAGTTTTAGGGAACCATGATTATGGCGAATACCTCGAATGGCCTTCACAAAGTGCTAAAGATGAGAACTTCCGGGATATCAAAGCCCTTTACGGGAAAATAGGTTTTGACCTGATGCTGAACAGGCATACGTTTATAGAAAAAGACGGGCAGAAAATCGCATTGGTTGGCGTAGAGAACTGGGGAGAGGGTTTTAAGAAAGCCGGCGATCTGGCGGTAGCTTCTGAAGGGCTTACAGACCAGGATTTCAAGATACTGATGTCGCACGATCCGTCACATTGGGATATTGAAGTGAAAAGCCACCCGAAACATTTCCAGCTGACTTTAGCCGGGCATACGCACGGCATGCAGTTCGGGATTGAAATTCCGGGATTTATCAAATGGAGCCCAATCCAGTTCAAATACCCGCAATGGGCAGGATTGTATGAAAATACGGGTCGGTATGTGTATGTAAATCGCGGTTTGGGATACCATGCCTATCCCGGAAGGGTTGGGATCTGGCCTGAAATAACCGTTATACAACTAAAAAAAGGCAATAAAGTAGCGTAATTCGTTAAAAATATTACATTTGTATATTATTGACTCAAAATTTTTTTTATGTCAAAATTTGGTGAGCTTATAAATGCCCAGGTTCCGGTACTGATTGACTTCTATACAGAGTGGAACGAGCAGTCTGTTTCCATGCATCCGGTGATCCGCGATGTGGCTGCCGCTTTGGGCGATAAGGCTAAAGTCATTAAGATTGATGTGGACAAGAATCAGGAACTGGCCGATGCCTTAAGGATTAAAGGACTGCCAACGCTGATGATTTACAAAGATGGCGAGATGATCTGGAGGCAATCCGGGGAGCTTGACGCAAACACCATCATCGGGATAGTCCAGGAGCAGCTTTAAGTTAAAGCGGCAAACCGGTATCCCTTTCCCTTCAATATCCGGATCGTTTCAGGCAATGCTTTTTCAAGGTTTCCGAAAGCCTTGATGCTGTCATGAAATATGATGATGCTTCCGGAAGTTGTTTTTTTGGTGGCATTTTCAATACACTTTTCAGGAGTTACCTTTTTATCGTAATCTACGGTAAGGATATCCCACATGATGATTTTATAACCGAGTTTCAGGATTTCCGTAGCCTGGGCCGATTTGATCCTGCCATAAGGCGGACGGAATAACTTTAGGTCCGGCGCATTGTTTTCTGCCATCACGTTTTGGCATAAATCGAAATTCTCAAGATAGGTGTTATCCTCGGTGTTCCAGCCTTTAAGGTGGTTGTAGGTGTGATTCCCTACAGAGTGGCCCTCATTAAGTATCCGTTTAAATATTGCGGGATTATTACTGATGTTATTGCCGATGCAGAAAAACGTGGCTTTGATCTGGTGTTCGTTTAATACATCCAAAACCCATTCCGTTACTTTCGGCGTAGGCCCGTCATCAAACGTCAGGTAGACCGTTTTGCCGCTATTGGGAATGTCCCACACATAGCGTGAAAAAAACTTCTTAATGAAACGATTTGTCTTAACCCAATAGAAATGCATAGGCATAAAAAAACAGCAACCCGAAGATTGCTGTTTGTAATTCAATTATTCTTCTTTTTCAAAATGGTGTATCTCGTACAATTTCGCAAACCTTTTCGTATAGCTCAGGAAGGTGTCGTGCGCAGGGCCGTATAGCGCCATATCCTTATTCTCCTTCATGATGTCAATCTGCCCTTTGTACTTGTAAATATCATTGAAGATATCCATATGGATGTCATTTTGCTCACTGATGGACAGTTTGCTGTAATAGTTCAGGTTCTCCTGGTACTTCCTGATGATTTTTGCTGAAAGCTTCCGGGCATTGGCCGCATCGCCAATCTTATAATATCCGTTTACGAAAGAATCTAGCATGACATAATAACCGTAATATTCGAAAGGCATTTTCTGCATGGCCAGTTCAATCACTTTCCTCGCTTTGTCGGTCTTGCCTTCAAGGATGAGCTGGTCCATCAGCCTGGCGAGGTTCGTGCGGAATGAAATACTGTTTTTCCTGGTTTCCGGATCATGGTAAATGTGTGGGCTTTCCCCATTGCCCCAATCCCATTTCATGACGATATCATACATCTTTTCAGAATCGATCTGCCCCATATCCAGCTGGCTTGAATCCTTGTTGAAAGGTGTCCTCACAGGAACGAGTTTGTACACCATGCCGTCAAGCTGCAAATAATCTTTCATCCAGATGTAATCATCATCGCCGAAACTTCCGCCTGTAAAATATACCGGGCGTTTCCAGTTGTTGTTCTTGATGATATCGAGCATCATCAGCCTGTTTTTATAAATGGCCTGGCCTTTGATCGTGATATCAATATAAGGTACGATGGAGTCATTATATTTAGGGTTGACCACTTTATTAGCGATGACACTATTCTTGTCAACCGGGATGCGGATTTTATTTGTGGGATAGAAATGAATCTTCTGGCCATTTTTCAATTCAATGATATTCCTGCCTGTAGGATCGTCTGTGGCAATGAAGTTTATGAATGAATTGATGTCCGGGCGCACGTCCGATTGGCCTGTGTAAGCAATATAATCAAGTTTATCGCCTACATATTGATCGTGCGTAAATGAAATCGGCATCGGATCTGAATTATAAGCTTTGGATTTCATCTGGTCAATGTACCAATCGGTCATCAATAAGCTGGTGTTGACAATGCGCACGTCAGTCCGTACTTTTTCGATTTCCTGCGCATACCAAAGCGGGAACGTATCGTTGTCACCTATCGTAAATAAAATAGCGTTGGGTTCACAGGAATTCAGGTATGCTTTTGCCATAGAAACGGCAGTATATTTTCCGGAACGGTCGTGGTCATCCCAGTTTTGGCTGGCCATGAGTACCGGACCCGCCAATAAGGTGATTCCGATTGTCAAAGGAGCAAGGATTTTCGGCGAAAGCCATTTTTTGGCAGAATCATAAAGCGAATACACCCCGAATCCGATCCACATCGCAAAAACATAAAAGGAACCTACCAGGGCATAATCCCTCTCACGCGGCTCAAAAGGCCTTTCGTTAAGGTAGATTTTTAGCGCCAGTCCTGTGAAAAGGAACAATACCAGTAAAACATAGAAACTTTTCAGGTTTTTGCCAACGTGATAGATGAAACCGATCAGCCCGAGGATAAAAGGCAATGCAAAATACAGGTTGCGGCCCTTATTGTCTAAAACATCGGACGGAAGGTTTTGCTGGGAGCCCAAGCGGAGTTCGTCAAATGGAGTAATCCCGGTCATCCAGTTGCCGTCCATATTGTCATATTTTCCCTGGATGTCGTTTTGCCTGCCGCTGAAATTCCACATCAGGTAGCGCCAGTACATGTATCCGAACTGGTATTCCACCATAAAACTCAAATTGTCAACCGTAGAAGGTTTTTCAATAATAAGGTAATCCCCGTAGCTTTTCAGGAATTTTGAATAGCCTTCGATATCGATTTCCTTCTTTTGGAAGGCTACCCTGAATTCATTAACGGTTTTCTCAACTTCCGATTGCAATTGTGCGGCTGCAGCCTGCACTTGTTCAGGATCGGCAGTTTCGACATCGATGCCGTATTGCGCCAAATCTTCCGAATAGTCGTAATTCGGGTCCATCCTGAATTCCAGCGGATGGCTGAATCTCATGTAGTTTTCGGCGTGTTCCGTACTCCACATCCTTGGCAGGATGGCTTTGTGTGCATTGGAAGTGTTTTGCTCCGCCTTGATGTAGTTGTTGGTAATGACGTATTTTCCGGTTTTGTAATCCCTTTCGTAATTAGGCTCTTTGTCGATGTATGGTTCATCTTTGTCAAGTCCGGCATACATGTCAGAAAACTGCGGGCCGTAAAATAACGGATTCACGCCGTATTGTTCCCTGTTGTAATACGCTAATACTTCCCTTGCATCCGAAGGCTTGTTCTCATTGATCACGGTATTGGCATTGGCACGTATCGGCAGCATCATCCAGGTGGAGAACCCGATCAGGATGAATAAGATGCATAGGATTCCAGTGTTGATCTGCACATAGCCCTTGCTGCGTGTGTACCGTAGTCCAAAATAGAAAAAAGCAATGAATAACAACGCAACGAATATCGTTCCGGAATTGAAAGGCAGGTTGAGTTCATTGACCATAAATACTTCCGTATTTGCAAAGAACGACATGGTTAAAGGCAGGAGAAGCTTAAAAATGAACAGCAATATCGCCACCACAACGATGTTGGCAATGATAAAACTCTTGATCGTGATTTTTTCGTAATTTTTGAAATAATACAAAAATCCGATGGCAGGAATGGTCAGCAAAGCCATGAAGTGTACACCAAATGACAATCCAATAATTAACGAAATAATCAAGAGCCAGCGATTCCCTCTGGGCGTATGCATGTCCTGTTCCCAACGCAGACCGAGCCATAATAATAAGGAGATGAGCAGCATGGCCATCGCATATACTTCGGCTTCGACGGCATTAAACCAGAAACTATCCGAAAATGTATAAGCCAAAGCGCCTACAGCGGAACTTCCAAGGATCATCACAAGGTTGGTTTTAGTCAATTCTGAATAACCGGAAACGACTTTCTTAAGGATTATTGATGACGACCAAAACATAAAAAGAATTGTAAAAGCACTCGAAAATACCGACATCATATTGACCATCAGTGCAATCAGCTTATCATTTCCAAAAGCGAACATCGCGAAAAACGCGCCCAACATCTGGAACAATGGCGCTCCCGGCGGGTGGCCCACTTCGAGTTTCGCTGCGGTCGGGATGTACTCCCCGCAATCCCAGAAACTCATTGTCGGCTCGACCGTTAAGGTGTAAGTGATTAAAGCGATTGCGAATACGCACCATCCGGTAATCGTATTCCATTTTTTGAAGTTGAATGCCGCCATAAATCTCGTATGTTTCAGTTTTGAATTTTGTGATACAAAGAAAATGTTTTTTTACGGAATGCAGCGGGCATTAACAATTTTTTCATTAATAGATTGATTATTTGGTAAAAGCGTGTTTTTTATGGCTTTGCAGGGCATAATATAAGCCGTTGCAGAATAAAATAATTGTATTTTTTTGTTCAAAAATTTGGAGGGTTTGATTTTTGTGCTAAATTTGCACTCGCAATATGCAAGCTGGTCTATGGTGTAATGGTAACACAGCTGTTTTTGGTGCAGCCTTTCTAGGTTCGAGTCCTAGTAGACCAACAGAAAAAGCCTCCTTGAAAAGGGAGGCTTTTTTGTTTTTATTATTGTTGATTCCTAAAAATAAAAATTCCAAATTCCATTGTTAAAGCTGGAATTTGGAATTTGTTTTTTATATCATATTTTGAAAGTTATCACAGGCCTTGCCGCATGGCTTACCAAATCCTCGCTGATGCTTCCATTGAAGAAATGTGAAAACCCGGTACGCCCGTGTGTGCAAACACCAATAACATCGGCATCAACCTTATTGGCATAATTCAGGATGCCTTTTTCTACGTTATAATCGTTGTAGATGTGCAGTGAATGCCTGCTGATGGTAAAGTCTCTGATGAAATCATTCATGACTTTTTCAGCTTCTGTAGTCGACCTGAAACTGTTAGGTGTATTGATCATTACAAGGTTAAGGTCTGCGTCGAAAATATTGGCAAAATCCACAAGTTTCTGGAAAGGCTTTTTAATTTCTGCTGAAAAATCCGAAGCAAAAACAAAATTATCAGCTTTAAAGTTCGGCGTGTCATTTTTTACAACCAGCACCGGAACGTCGGAAGTGCGGACGGTTTTTTCCGTAATCGATCCGATGGTATTATTGTCAAATCCCGAGGCGCCATGAGAGCCCATTACGATAAGGTCTATATTGTGCTCTTTGCTGTAAGTGGCAATCCCTTCAAAGGCTTTTTCGCTTCGGGCTTCTGTAACCACGTGTATGCCGTCCAGTTCGCCGTTTTCTTTAAGAAGGTCAAGTTTTTCCTGTGTTTTTTTCAGGAAAAGCATCACTTCTGGGATGTTGACACCGCTGCTTACGGCATCGTTCATGTGAGTGGGAAGGTCAAGTAGATTGAGGAGATAAAGGTCGCTATTGGTTTTTTTGGCGATTTGTGCCGCGACATTCATGGCGTAGTTTGCGTGTTCAGAAA
This genomic stretch from Flavobacterium pallidum harbors:
- a CDS encoding glycosyltransferase family 117 protein; translation: MAAFNFKKWNTITGWCVFAIALITYTLTVEPTMSFWDCGEYIPTAAKLEVGHPPGAPLFQMLGAFFAMFAFGNDKLIALMVNMMSVFSSAFTILFMFWSSSIILKKVVSGYSELTKTNLVMILGSSAVGALAYTFSDSFWFNAVEAEVYAMAMLLISLLLWLGLRWEQDMHTPRGNRWLLIISLIIGLSFGVHFMALLTIPAIGFLYYFKNYEKITIKSFIIANIVVVAILLFIFKLLLPLTMSFFANTEVFMVNELNLPFNSGTIFVALLFIAFFYFGLRYTRSKGYVQINTGILCILFILIGFSTWMMLPIRANANTVINENKPSDAREVLAYYNREQYGVNPLFYGPQFSDMYAGLDKDEPYIDKEPNYERDYKTGKYVITNNYIKAEQNTSNAHKAILPRMWSTEHAENYMRFSHPLEFRMDPNYDYSEDLAQYGIDVETADPEQVQAAAAQLQSEVEKTVNEFRVAFQKKEIDIEGYSKFLKSYGDYLIIEKPSTVDNLSFMVEYQFGYMYWRYLMWNFSGRQNDIQGKYDNMDGNWMTGITPFDELRLGSQQNLPSDVLDNKGRNLYFALPFILGLIGFIYHVGKNLKSFYVLLVLFLFTGLALKIYLNERPFEPRERDYALVGSFYVFAMWIGFGVYSLYDSAKKWLSPKILAPLTIGITLLAGPVLMASQNWDDHDRSGKYTAVSMAKAYLNSCEPNAILFTIGDNDTFPLWYAQEIEKVRTDVRIVNTSLLMTDWYIDQMKSKAYNSDPMPISFTHDQYVGDKLDYIAYTGQSDVRPDINSFINFIATDDPTGRNIIELKNGQKIHFYPTNKIRIPVDKNSVIANKVVNPKYNDSIVPYIDITIKGQAIYKNRLMMLDIIKNNNWKRPVYFTGGSFGDDDYIWMKDYLQLDGMVYKLVPVRTPFNKDSSQLDMGQIDSEKMYDIVMKWDWGNGESPHIYHDPETRKNSISFRTNLARLMDQLILEGKTDKARKVIELAMQKMPFEYYGYYVMLDSFVNGYYKIGDAANARKLSAKIIRKYQENLNYYSKLSISEQNDIHMDIFNDIYKYKGQIDIMKENKDMALYGPAHDTFLSYTKRFAKLYEIHHFEKEE
- a CDS encoding polysaccharide deacetylase family protein; translation: MNYKQQSSGCCFFMPMHFYWVKTNRFIKKFFSRYVWDIPNSGKTVYLTFDDGPTPKVTEWVLDVLNEHQIKATFFCIGNNISNNPAIFKRILNEGHSVGNHTYNHLKGWNTEDNTYLENFDLCQNVMAENNAPDLKLFRPPYGRIKSAQATEILKLGYKIIMWDILTVDYDKKVTPEKCIENATKKTTSGSIIIFHDSIKAFGNLEKALPETIRILKGKGYRFAALT
- a CDS encoding universal stress protein, which translates into the protein MKRILVPTDFSEHANYAMNVAAQIAKKTNSDLYLLNLLDLPTHMNDAVSSGVNIPEVMLFLKKTQEKLDLLKENGELDGIHVVTEARSEKAFEGIATYSKEHNIDLIVMGSHGASGFDNNTIGSITEKTVRTSDVPVLVVKNDTPNFKADNFVFASDFSAEIKKPFQKLVDFANIFDADLNLVMINTPNSFRSTTEAEKVMNDFIRDFTISRHSLHIYNDYNVEKGILNYANKVDADVIGVCTHGRTGFSHFFNGSISEDLVSHAARPVITFKI
- a CDS encoding thioredoxin family protein, which encodes MSKFGELINAQVPVLIDFYTEWNEQSVSMHPVIRDVAAALGDKAKVIKIDVDKNQELADALRIKGLPTLMIYKDGEMIWRQSGELDANTIIGIVQEQL
- a CDS encoding metallophosphoesterase; the protein is MIRWIIAIVIFLAIEIYAFQAFRTITKIRWVLCGYAIVSLLVLIFILYSFSQFDRSVGQNKQTLFTIGLFLVVYIPKILLTFVMFGEDLFRLAAGGINYFVNNDPDVAYIPSRRRFISQVGLALAAIPFASLIYGIFEGKYNFKVLKQNVYFPDLPDAFDGFRIIQISDVHSGSFDNKEKIEYAIDLINQQEADMMLFTGDIVNTFAKEMHPWIDTFNKIKGFQYGKYSVLGNHDYGEYLEWPSQSAKDENFRDIKALYGKIGFDLMLNRHTFIEKDGQKIALVGVENWGEGFKKAGDLAVASEGLTDQDFKILMSHDPSHWDIEVKSHPKHFQLTLAGHTHGMQFGIEIPGFIKWSPIQFKYPQWAGLYENTGRYVYVNRGLGYHAYPGRVGIWPEITVIQLKKGNKVA